The DNA segment ATTTTTCTGTGGATTAAACGTAGATGAATTTGTCGACGGTGTTTCCTCAGTGGTGATCAGGTTAATCCTCCAAGTGTTGATCGATTTCCGTCTTGAAGCGTCCACAGCAGAGACGCTGGGACAGAGGGCTGTTCAGAGAGCAGCTCCCCACAGGAACCCTCCAGGGGTCACGGGGGGTCACGGGGGTCCTGGTGGACTGGACTCAGCAGGAGGCTTCAGCAGACGAACTCCTGCCTCATCCGGATgatctgcagcagagcagcctggACGTCCTCGTCCATGTGACCCTGAGAGGACAACAACCCGGTCAGCAAACGGCGTTCCTCAACACATTCCTCGCCTCGGCCCATTTCACACTGGATCCAGAACGGAAGGAGCAGCAGCGAGAAGCGTAGAACCTGTGGCTACGAGAATCAGCCCTCATCGTAACGGCTGGATTTCCAGCGGATCTGGAGCTCTGCTCCGGAGGTTTCCCATCCCCACCAGATGCACTGCAGACTGTAAGGGGGgcattttattttggaggaccGACATCCAGTCGTCCGTGGCTTTACGAGTCGGCCATCTTTCCTCCGGTGCCTGGCGTGTTGGCCGCCGTGTGCAGAGAGCACAGAGCTGCTGTCGGATGTCTGGAGACTCCGCTGCAGCCGCAAAGCGTcacgcttcaagtgaaaactaaTGGGGGCTAATGCGAGTAGCCATACATCTACGCTTGGAGCTCCTGCTGTGGCGTAATGTTTCCGCTAAGGATCAGTTCCAGATCGTTCTGCAGCCAGTATAAAATGGCCCTTATGTTCCACTACATTCTTCACTACTCTATATGAAGTCTGAGTCAAAGATCGAgctcaaaaaacaaactgtgatgcTTTATTTCTCCTGATCAgggatggacagacagagggacggagggatggacAGAGGGATGGACAGAGGGATGGACAGAGGGATGGACGGAAGGATGGACAGAGGGATGGGCAGAGggatggacggagggatggacggagggatggaCAGAGGGATGGACGGATGTCTTATTGAGTGGAGCAGCTCACCTGTGCTGCACTGAGCAGGTGTGTCCGGTAGATAGAAACCACCTCTCTGTGCTGCCTCTCAGCATCCTTCACCAGGgcaaagaggaaaacacacttcaatcaatcaaagcctgtgtgtgagtgtgagtgtgagtgtgagtgtgagtgtgtgtgtgtgtgtgtgtgtgtgtgtgtgtgtgtgtgtgtgtgtgtgtgtgtgtcttacagccagctgctgctgcaggctcttGATCTGGGCCTGGAGTGTCTCGATCTGCTTGATCTGCCTCTGGTTGTAGGCCAGCTGAGACAGTCCGTTCAGGGCCTGTTTCAGTCGTTCCACGtccaccagcagctctgtgATCTGAAAAGAGGGACAAAGAAATGGAACCACACTGCAGAACGTCTCCAACAAACACTGAGACCAAATTTACCAAAAGACGACAGTAGAAACAACCAGTGCTGGAAGACAAGCAGGACACTGAGTCCTGGAGCGAAGGGTTCCCACCTTACTGCAAAATGTTGATTGTAAAGTGTTCCTACCTCACTGTGAAGGGTTCCTACCTCACTGTAGAGGGTTCCTAACTCGTGAAATGTTCCTACCTTCTTGCGAAGGGTTCCAACCTCATTGTGAAGTGTTCCTACCTCATTCAGGAGTGTTGCTACCTCACTGTGGAGTGTTCCTATTTGCGAAATGTTCCTACCTTCTTGCGAAGGGTTCCTACCTTCTTGCGAAGGGTTCCTACCTTCTTGCGAAGGGTTCCTACCTTCTTGCGAAGGGTTCCTACCTCATTGTGAAGGGTTCCTACCTTCTTGCGAAGGGTTCCTACCTCATTGTGAAGGGTTCCTACCACATTGTGAAGGGTTCCTACCTTCTTGTCTTTGGCCTCGGTCTGCTGAGCCGACGTCTGGATCCTCCTCTGCAGGTCACAGATGGTGCTCAGGGACTGGTCGTACCGCTCCTTCAGGTCTCGGACCTCCCTCTCGATGGCTCGTCCCttctcctggacctcctccgTCTCGGTTCTCGCTCGGCTCTCGCCTCCTCTGGCCCGTGCTGCCTCCTGATGGGCCTCCTCGCACTCCTGCGCTAAGCTGAGCAGCTTGTTGCCGAGGCcggccacctcctcctccagctgccgctTCTCCTGCTTCATGTGGTTCACCTGGTCCTCCTTGTCGCTGACCTCCTCCAGAGCCTGGGTGGCCTGGAGGAGCTCGGCCTGCAGGGCAGACACATCCTCGGCCCTCTGGgcgctgttctcctcctcctcttggaGCGcccggcgcagctcctgcaCCTGGGCCTCCAGGGCCTGCAGGGCCCCCTTGGCCTTGTCCTGGTCCCCACggtgctcctgcagctccttctggaGGGAGCAGGCCCTgagcgcctcctcctgctgggcctCCCGGGCCTTCTTGCAGTCGGCCTGGGCTTGCTGCAGGGCGTCCTGCAGGCTCTGCAGCTCGGAGTCGTAGGTGGAGATGCGGGCGAGTTCGGACTTGAGGCGCTCCTGCAGGTTCTGGATCTGGGAGGCGTTGGCGGCGTTGAGTTCCTGGAGCTTGGAGCTGTGaagcttctcctcctgcagctgctgctccgagGCGCTCAGCTTCCGGCTCGTCTCCTGGtgtttctccagcagctcccggtGCTTCTCGGCGCTCTGCAGGGCGGagtccagctcctgctgcaccgccgccttctcctccctcagctTCTCGTTCTCCCGCTGGATGCTTTCGGAGGTCGATTTCTCCTGGCTGTacttctcctccgcctcccgcaGCCTGGCGCTCAGCTCCGTCAGCTGGCTGCTGTAGcggctctccttctcctctgctgcagtcagcGGGACGAACTTGGACTGGATGACCTCCTGGATGGTGTCCAGCTCTTTCTTCTGGGCCTCCAGCTCCTGGGTGAGCTTCAGGACTTCGTCCTGAGCCGCCGTGTGCAGCGCCGAAGCCTCGTTGGCTCGGTTCTGAGcctggacggcggcggcgttcagCCGGTCGGTGGCTCCTCGGTGCTCCGCCACACTGACGTAGTCGTTCTTCATCTCCAACAAGACCTGATCCAGCCTCTGTTTCAACTTCTCgtttccttctttcacctgcttcaactcttcttctctctctctctccctggccTCCATCTTCAACATGTCCTCCCTCGCCCTCTCTAAGGTGGAGCTCAGCTCCGCCCTGACCTGCTCGTGCTGCTGTCGGGGGACGTACTGTCCGTCCAGACTCTGCCGCAGCGCCTCACACTCCTTGTCCCGGTCTTCGCAcctgtcctgcagcagctgcagggtcTTCGTGAGCTCGGCGTTCTGCTGCTGCGCCGCCTCCGCccggctctgctgcttctggcTGTCGCCGCCCAGCCTGCCGACCGtctcctgcagggtggagctctccgcctggagctgctggacctggGCCTCCGCCTTGCCGTACCGCTCGCTGGCCTCCACCAGtttgtcctccaggtcctccagggcGGCCGCCATGCTCCTGCGGACGTCCTCGTGGTGGCTGAGGGGGATGAAGTcggcctccaccctgctgcccagctcctccagctgctcgcgGAGCAGGTCCcgctcctcctcgccctcctccacctcctggaTCAGAGCCTGGCTCTTGGCCGTCACCTCCACCAGCTTCCTCTTCAGGGAGGCGTTCTGCTCCTCCAGAGCGGCCTGgatcttctgctgctcctcgccgccgccgccgccgccaccgcccgCTCCGCCCTGGCCGGACGGGCCGTCCAGCCTCCGGTGGAGCTCCGCCACCTCCTCCAGGACGCGGTCGTAGTCGTCCCGGAGCTCGGCCAGCTGCCGCTCCTTCTCGTCCACGGCGTTGCTCAGCAGGTTCTTCATGTTGTCGAACTTCTCGGCGGGCACGGTGCCGGCGCCGGGTCTGGTCTGCGCCTCCTTCAGCTGGGTCTCCGCCCGGGAGAGGGCGTCGGCCAGGCCGTCCCGCTCCGCCGCCAGCGCCTCCAGCTCGTGGTGGAGCCGGTCCGTCTCCGCCGCCAGCTGGCCCTCGCTGCTCTTGTACTCCTCCAGCGCCTTCTCGCTCTGCTTCAGCCGGTTGCGGACCCGGCCCACCTCGGCCGACGCCCCCTCGTACTTGGCCTTGACGTCCTGCAGCTGGACGCGCAGCTCCTCGCTGGCCTGGCCGCCCAGGTGCTCCTTCACCGCCACCACGTgcgcctgcagctgcttcaccttgCACTCCGAGTCCAGCATCCTCTTCTGGACGTCCCCCAGggcgtcctccagctcctggaccTGCCGGTCCGCCTGCTTCTGGACCGTGTCCCGGCTCTGGGCCAGGTCCTGGCACTCCCGGTTCTTCCGGTTCAGGGTGGACTGGAGCCGGGTCGCCTCCTCCTCGGCGGCCTGCTGTCTCCTCCTGGCGGCGTCCAGCTCCCGGCGGAGGGCGTCCAGCTCCCGGCGGAGGGCGTCCAGCTCGGAGGGGCTGTCCCAGCCCACCGCCGGGGGACTCTTCTCCGGTCTGGACAGCGAGCGGGACCTTGACGGACTCTGCAGCGTTCCAGACACAAACCAGTCCACGTCAGGAAATCCTAAAGACACGCGACTCCCTGAAggcaccactagagggagctctaCAGGAATGATGACGGTCTGCTGGAGCTACTCACGTGTTCAGAATCCAGACTGTGAGCTTGTTTCACCAGACTCTCctttcctgcagaaaacactACATTAGACCACATCCTGCTGACCGGAACCCGTGAAACCGTCCACCACGAACCCACTGACCTTTGATGACGGACTGTCCGGAGTACTCCCCCTGTGAGGACGGAGAACACGCTTCGTTCAGGACAGAATCTCATTGGGACCGTCGGGCTTTACAGACCGAAGCGGAAACACAGTGAAGCCAGACTGACCAGCGTGCTGCGGAGCTGCACCTTGACGGTTTCGGGGCCTCGAGCCGCTTCGTCTCGTTCTCTGGAGCTCAGGAgaaccttcagctgctccttctGTCCCgaacagagagcagagcggTCAGACAGGGAGGCCTCCGGGAGGGGTTCCCTTCTGGGCCCACAGTGCAGAGTCCTGATCACCTCTTTCTGAGTGTCCTCTGCAGCCTTCTtctcctgcagagaaacatccacatgacttttattttgaaagggctCAATGAGGAGAACTCTGGAACGGTCCCAATCCAGAGTCACAGAATGATTCGTTTACACCTCAGAACATTCAGAACAGGCAAACGCAAGAACGTGTGACGGCTGCAGTTCTAGTTCTGGCCTGTGTGAGGTTCTGGCTAGAACCTGTTGTGGTTCGTTTTAGAACCTGCTGTGGTTCTGGGTAGAACCCGCTCTGACctgtgtgagctgctgctgcagcttgttgACCGTGTCCAGCAGAGTCTTCTGCTCCTGGTGGAACTTCCTCAGACTCTCCTGGAGGTTCTCGTTCTGCCGTTCCAGATCCTGCAGAACGCAGAGGAATGCTTGTGAGTTCTGGAGACGGGACGGTCCAtcctggagaacacggagaagcTCTGCTCACCTGGACCACCTGGTCTCgtctgctggactctgctgcttcagaacGTTCCACTGAatactgaggaagaggaggaggaggaagagggtcCCCATTAAAACCCCGTCcgggcagcagggggcagtcaCGCCTCACAGACACAGAAAGGTTCTACACTGGTTTGACTCATTTCTACAAACAGAAATGACTTTCAGAACCATAAGAAGTTTCTGTGAGAACAGTCTCAGCTCGGCTCGGCTCCAAGGTTCCTCTGCCAAAGATCATCTCTCCGCCAAACGCTTCACTCAGACGTCAAAACTACATCTCTTTCTCAGACAGCTGATCAATGTCTTCAGCATGCTTCGTCTCTTTGGCTTCATGTGAACACTGAAGCTTTCAGgctgagcccagtccttcacTGACAACACTTCCTGtgatatatacatatatacatttttttttttagttaacaGAAGACATATTTTATACGTAACTGAAGAAAAAAGCAGAACAGAAAAAGCTTCCAGATCTGACTTCACTCATTGTTCCCATGCTGACAAGGAAACTTGAATTagtttatttacacacaaagaAATTCTCCTCGGTCAGAGGACGACAGActggaacaccaacaaacaaataaacaaacaaacaaaggaaactgcataaagctggagtttcactGCTCACTGACCGGACCGGACtagaccagaccggaccggactggcCCCGGAGGCAGTGCGGAGGATTACCTGTCGTTTCCACTGCTCGATCCTCGCAGCCTCTTTGTctggaaacaagagaaaaccAGTTAAAGTCATCGGTAACTCGTGGTTTGATCAGAAGTTTTAatatcagagaaaacagaagaaaactttTCATCCAGACTGATTCTGATCATCAGGTCTACTGATCGGTTCTCTCTGGTTCCAGAGACGCTTTAAATTCATCCTGCCGTGTCTGAACAGgctccagtctgtctctgctggttctggtcctggttctgcattAGGCCTGttgtgttctgttttatttaataaatcttttcatttgcatttttagaTTACAAAGACACACAACGAACATCAGAACCTAGAACATTGCCCCCATAAACatcaaaaaacaaatgcagaaggATGTACCCAGTGACAGAGCTATCAGGCAGGCAGCGGCAAACTAAGACTGAATGTGTCCACATATTTCAGCCCATGCTAAACCCTTTCGTAGAGCCTGGGACCCGTCCTCA comes from the Salarias fasciatus chromosome 1, fSalaFa1.1, whole genome shotgun sequence genome and includes:
- the uacab gene encoding uveal autoantigen with coiled-coil domains and ankyrin repeats protein, coding for MKSLKYRLKKHELTITNTDWNKYDDRLMKAVERGEVDKVAAVLGKKGIIPTKLDVEGRSAFHLAATRGHLDCLNLILGHNVDITASDATGKSALHLASRNGHSLCVQKLLQFNCPVGNVDLQGRTALHDAVMAGCPSSVKLLCDSGASVNASDFEGKTPLVLATQMCHPRICQLLLERGADISVRDKQSKTALILGCEFGCKDAVEVLLRGGADVKAVDGLGHDAYHYARLSKNPELVSLVKSSLDKASRDKEAARIEQWKRQYSVERSEAAESSRRDQVVQDLERQNENLQESLRKFHQEQKTLLDTVNKLQQQLTQEKKAAEDTQKEKEQLKVLLSSRERDEAARGPETVKVQLRSTLGEYSGQSVIKGKESLVKQAHSLDSEHSPSRSRSLSRPEKSPPAVGWDSPSELDALRRELDALRRELDAARRRQQAAEEEATRLQSTLNRKNRECQDLAQSRDTVQKQADRQVQELEDALGDVQKRMLDSECKVKQLQAHVVAVKEHLGGQASEELRVQLQDVKAKYEGASAEVGRVRNRLKQSEKALEEYKSSEGQLAAETDRLHHELEALAAERDGLADALSRAETQLKEAQTRPGAGTVPAEKFDNMKNLLSNAVDEKERQLAELRDDYDRVLEEVAELHRRLDGPSGQGGAGGGGGGGGEEQQKIQAALEEQNASLKRKLVEVTAKSQALIQEVEEGEEERDLLREQLEELGSRVEADFIPLSHHEDVRRSMAAALEDLEDKLVEASERYGKAEAQVQQLQAESSTLQETVGRLGGDSQKQQSRAEAAQQQNAELTKTLQLLQDRCEDRDKECEALRQSLDGQYVPRQQHEQVRAELSSTLERAREDMLKMEAREREREEELKQVKEGNEKLKQRLDQVLLEMKNDYVSVAEHRGATDRLNAAAVQAQNRANEASALHTAAQDEVLKLTQELEAQKKELDTIQEVIQSKFVPLTAAEEKESRYSSQLTELSARLREAEEKYSQEKSTSESIQRENEKLREEKAAVQQELDSALQSAEKHRELLEKHQETSRKLSASEQQLQEEKLHSSKLQELNAANASQIQNLQERLKSELARISTYDSELQSLQDALQQAQADCKKAREAQQEEALRACSLQKELQEHRGDQDKAKGALQALEAQVQELRRALQEEEENSAQRAEDVSALQAELLQATQALEEVSDKEDQVNHMKQEKRQLEEEVAGLGNKLLSLAQECEEAHQEAARARGGESRARTETEEVQEKGRAIEREVRDLKERYDQSLSTICDLQRRIQTSAQQTEAKDKKITELLVDVERLKQALNGLSQLAYNQRQIKQIETLQAQIKSLQQQLADAERQHREVVSIYRTHLLSAAQGHMDEDVQAALLQIIRMRQEFVC